One Meiothermus sp. CFH 77666 DNA window includes the following coding sequences:
- a CDS encoding carbon-phosphorus lyase complex subunit PhnI, whose product MTIFFALAAYATKTLPIEPEALFTVRRISAAFKNIPGGQILGPTLDYSHRLLRLEGLQGDAEPADPEPASNFAPQQVPFVADWHRQNGLMALRPKDPTPGPAIPDLTREPLLFPAPRAQRLQALSRADTDGVLALGYANMRGYEAIHPTVNEVRLAYAEVRLQHPATGAVFSAGRVRYAQAEVLTKFRPGPDGKPALELGFAASLGWNEVKLIAAAMLDAAMDLPEPHPAHTEEFVLSHTEPVEASGFCIHYKLPHYVTFGSDLDALRKARAQVAVGDDSPQPAEVAE is encoded by the coding sequence GTGACTATATTCTTTGCACTCGCAGCGTATGCCACCAAAACCCTGCCCATCGAGCCCGAGGCGCTCTTCACGGTACGACGCATCTCGGCAGCCTTCAAGAACATCCCCGGCGGGCAGATCCTGGGCCCGACCCTGGACTACAGCCACCGTCTCCTGCGGCTGGAGGGGCTCCAGGGCGATGCAGAGCCCGCCGACCCTGAACCCGCCTCCAATTTTGCGCCGCAGCAGGTGCCCTTTGTGGCCGACTGGCACCGCCAGAACGGGCTGATGGCCCTCCGGCCCAAAGACCCCACCCCCGGCCCGGCGATCCCCGACCTGACCCGCGAGCCGCTCCTCTTCCCAGCCCCCCGGGCCCAGAGGCTCCAGGCCCTGAGCCGGGCCGATACCGACGGGGTGCTGGCCCTGGGCTATGCCAACATGCGCGGCTACGAGGCCATCCACCCCACCGTGAACGAGGTGCGCCTGGCCTACGCCGAGGTAAGGCTCCAGCACCCGGCGACCGGCGCAGTCTTCAGCGCGGGCCGGGTGCGCTACGCCCAGGCCGAGGTGCTGACCAAGTTCCGACCCGGGCCCGACGGCAAACCGGCCCTCGAGCTCGGCTTTGCCGCCTCGCTGGGCTGGAACGAGGTCAAGCTGATCGCCGCTGCCATGCTGGATGCCGCCATGGACCTGCCCGAGCCGCACCCCGCCCACACCGAGGAGTTCGTGCTCTCGCACACCGAGCCGGTGGAGGCCAGCGGCTTCTGCATCCACTACAAGCTGCCCCACTACGTGACCTTTGGCTCCGACCTCGACGCCCTGCGCAAGGCCCGGGCCCAGGTGGCGGTGGGCGACGATTCCCCCCAGCCTGCGGAGGTGGCGGAATGA
- a CDS encoding sugar phosphate isomerase/epimerase family protein produces the protein MSSNTLPVLGMALPLELLPTYRTWLLEQGGRDLEIQDATRPEVLDGDWQPLVARAREALDGFTGRIGIHGPYDGLWMASSDPFVRRMIAERYKRALEFAAELGATHMVIHSPFLFFGHPQMAHAPSNGLQRELEFVHDTLETVLPLARNLGLTLVIENIRDTNPNALLALVRSFNSEHVRLSLDVGHAYLMQQIGGPSPDQWVQEAGNLLGHLHLQDNDGLLDRHWPPGEGRLHWRALFQALSKVESRPRLILEVRHERLAQAASWLVEQGLAV, from the coding sequence ATGAGCTCGAACACCCTGCCCGTGCTGGGCATGGCCTTACCCCTCGAACTGCTGCCCACCTACCGCACCTGGCTACTCGAGCAGGGGGGACGCGACCTCGAGATCCAGGACGCCACCCGCCCAGAGGTGCTCGACGGCGACTGGCAGCCCCTGGTGGCCAGGGCCCGCGAAGCGCTGGACGGCTTCACCGGCAGAATCGGCATCCATGGCCCTTACGACGGCCTCTGGATGGCCTCCTCCGACCCCTTCGTACGACGCATGATCGCTGAAAGATACAAAAGGGCCCTGGAGTTCGCCGCCGAGCTCGGGGCCACCCACATGGTGATCCACAGCCCCTTCCTCTTTTTCGGCCATCCTCAGATGGCCCACGCCCCGAGCAATGGCCTGCAGCGCGAGCTCGAGTTCGTGCACGATACCCTGGAGACCGTCCTGCCCCTGGCACGCAACCTGGGGCTTACCCTGGTTATCGAGAACATTCGCGATACCAACCCTAACGCCCTCCTGGCCCTGGTGCGCTCCTTCAACTCGGAGCATGTTCGTCTGAGCCTGGACGTGGGCCATGCCTACCTGATGCAACAGATCGGGGGGCCATCGCCTGACCAGTGGGTGCAGGAGGCCGGGAACCTGCTGGGACACCTGCACCTGCAGGACAACGACGGCCTCCTGGACCGGCACTGGCCGCCCGGCGAAGGTCGCCTCCACTGGAGGGCGCTCTTCCAGGCCCTGAGCAAAGTCGAGAGCCGGCCCCGGCTGATCCTCGAGGTGCGTCACGAGCGGCTCGCGCAGGCGGCAAGCTGGCTGGTGGAGCAGGGTCTGGCGGTCTGA
- a CDS encoding AbrB/MazE/SpoVT family DNA-binding domain-containing protein, which translates to MKTISQVSPRGQVTLPASVRKALGLKPGDILLVEVEEGRVVLEPARVLPLEVYTEERIEEFNQAAQASEQELAEFRRAWGL; encoded by the coding sequence ATGAAAACTATTTCACAGGTCTCACCTAGGGGCCAGGTCACTCTGCCCGCCTCTGTACGCAAGGCGTTGGGTCTCAAACCCGGGGATATTCTCCTGGTGGAGGTGGAGGAGGGCCGGGTGGTTTTAGAGCCAGCGCGGGTACTTCCGCTGGAGGTCTACACCGAGGAACGTATTGAGGAGTTCAACCAGGCCGCACAGGCAAGCGAGCAGGAGCTAGCTGAATTTCGTCGAGCCTGGGGTCTCTAG
- a CDS encoding PIN domain-containing protein yields the protein MRVFLDANVLFSAALGGEIFRLIWMLAEQGKFQLLTSPFCWLEAEFNIERKRPKATPHLMQLMRWVRLVPEHQEVDYLAQEPLRQLVSSLPEKDRPVLVAALKAQAQVLLTGDLRHFDSLMGRTDLPLLVLSPRDFIVRIRPPEGEPF from the coding sequence GTGCGGGTTTTTCTGGATGCGAACGTGCTGTTTTCTGCAGCCCTGGGGGGTGAGATATTCCGCCTGATCTGGATGCTGGCTGAACAGGGAAAGTTCCAACTGCTCACAAGTCCATTTTGTTGGCTCGAGGCGGAGTTTAACATTGAGCGCAAACGCCCAAAGGCCACCCCTCACCTGATGCAACTTATGCGCTGGGTGCGACTGGTTCCGGAACACCAAGAAGTTGACTATCTGGCTCAAGAGCCCTTGAGACAGCTTGTTAGCTCCCTTCCCGAAAAAGACCGTCCCGTACTCGTGGCGGCTTTGAAGGCCCAGGCCCAGGTGCTACTTACAGGGGATCTACGTCACTTTGATTCCCTGATGGGACGAACAGATCTACCCCTACTGGTGTTGAGCCCCAGGGATTTTATCGTGCGGATCAGACCTCCGGAGGGGGAACCCTTTTAA
- a CDS encoding transposase, whose amino-acid sequence MQHLSNLGAIKVRGKPRQWGEPRQMMLTRTAHGWYATITVRCQPIRTAGNDSIGIDLGVEAVATLSDRTPPVENPRFLKQASARLKGLQRELSRRKRFDSN is encoded by the coding sequence GTGCAGCACCTCTCCAACCTGGGGGCCATCAAGGTCAGGGGCAAACCCCGTCAGTGGGGCGAGCCCCGCCAGATGATGCTGACCCGCACGGCGCACGGCTGGTACGCCACCATTACCGTTCGCTGCCAGCCCATTCGCACAGCGGGCAACGACTCCATAGGCATAGACCTGGGGGTGGAGGCTGTAGCGACTCTGAGCGATAGAACGCCGCCGGTGGAAAACCCCCGCTTTCTCAAGCAGGCCAGCGCCAGGCTCAAGGGCCTGCAACGAGAACTTTCCCGCCGTAAGCGCTTCGACTCCAACTAG